The Cryptococcus gattii WM276 chromosome F, complete sequence genome segment GGGTGGATCCATTCTGAAGTCGTCTCCATTTTGCAAAGAATGTCTAGGCCTGGTACGGTTTCATATTTAAACTTCCATAACTTAGCCTGACCATATCCGACTTACGCATTTTTCTCGTTCCCATTGTTCTCTCCACCCTCCGACTGTCCCGGACTTGTTTGAGGGGAAAACCTCTCATTTGACCTGCGAAATATCTCTCAATCACTCTGACGCTTGAATCAATTAAATTTGAACGTACCTCGAAGTATCCCCGCGATTAAATGTTTCGGGCGACCTACTATTCAAACGTTTTCTCGCAGCCGTCGGCGACATGGACCCTGCATTCGTTGACACACTCGCAGTCCTCCATGCCCCGCTATCAGCTTTACTTAGAGGATCTGCCGAAGACTGTCTGCTCTGCGATGACGGCCTTGCACCTATGTCTTGCGGAGACTGCCTATGCAACATGGCAGTCGACAATCTCGTAGCACTGGTAAGATTTTCCTCATCTAGCCTCCTTCTTTGTGCTCTAGTCAATTCTTTAGGCTTTTGTCGCCCTGGAGCTTGGGACAGTAGGTGTGGTGCTTCACCATCATGTTCCTGCTCTTTCCTGCTATTCTTAATGGCCCTAATATCAATAGTTTGAGTACCAATATTCGCATCATTTATTGTCTTGATAAGCTTCGGTTGCTCATATTTTTTCCTCATGGCAGCGATAGTATTTTCTACCTGGCTTGGAGCGTTCTGCCCAGCATTGGTAAGAACCGCTGTCGAAGAAGGGAGATCGATTGCATTGTCGGGTGGTGAAGAGGTGAGATCAATAGGTTCTTGCAAAGATGAGACGGATGTCCGCCCGGACAGGTTGCTAGGTTGATTGCGAATTGGAATCTGACGGCTTGAAGGCGTTGTAGACGGTCGTGAAGCTCCAGTAGTACTGTCTTCGAAAAGACAATTGACCGGCGCTCTCAGTATAGGTTCAACGGATCCTGTAATCGTctgtttttgttgttgatCAACCAGAACAATACTATTTAGTGGAGAACTGATTGTGATACGAGCATTGTCTTGACTATCTTGCCTGCTGTTATGCTGCGGCAAGGCAGCCGGTGGTGTATTTGAAGCCCTGTTAGTGTCGGCAATTGTTTGTTGGCTTTGGTTTTCAGGAAGAGAGGTCGATTTGGGCTGTAATTTGGGAGAACCATCCGGAAGTTCTGAGACAAAGGCAGCTGATAAGGAGCTTGGTGTCTGAGTTTCTGGCTGCGGTTGAAGCACAAATTGAGCTTGGAGCTGAGGCTGAGGCTGTGGTTGAAAGCGAGGCGAAATTAGACGGGAATTTCGTGTTTGAGTTTGGGCCGGAGCCTGAGACGGACGGACGGACTGTAAAGGGTGGGATTGTGACTGTTGCATCGTAGTGAACGATTGGGTGGCAGCAGATACGGGAGAGATGACAGTAGGGGCAGCAGTACGTGGCACATGGCAAAGCTCTCCCCCGAGGGTAGCCTCGACAGGAGGATCAGGGTCAAAGATCCCAGGTTGAAGCTGCCCAAAAGAGAGTTGGGCGGAACTTTTTGCTGGTGACTGCTGCCTGGACTTCATTTGATCAGCCGCAATGGGAACCTTAGCCTCGACAGATGGCTGTATTGGTCGCTCCTTCTGTTTGCTTGATCTGGGGCTATCAAAAAATGACGGCACCGACGATGACGCGGATGAAGTGATCCTCCgcttcttttccttgacATTCGTCACTTCCAACGAAGCCTGattctcttcctccaagGAAGATGCTACGTACTTTCTCGTCTTCCTAGGATCTTTATTGCTTTTCCCTTGTGAACGCTTATCGGACGTCGAAAGGGCGTCATTTTCATCATCCAAGCTCATTTCTGTAGAGTCCGAATCACTGGCAGAGGTTAAAACCCATTCCTGTAgttttttttcttcttttttcttgATGCCA includes the following:
- a CDS encoding Hypothetical protein (Similar to SGTC gene model, INSD accession EAL20091.1; CNBF4170), yielding MDRNGSSSTPRKKTGQTLNPAPIVSASTSSKQWSKKVNERDKDEDVRNYDSSDMTDGSEFESPVEDEEDNKQIFYIDAIMYAHFRDSRSRKVSLGWYGWWKGYLKSLSDTEEPLSSFETELNIAPLVTSFWQAVDKPIPKGKLEPPGKKGDYYEIPPDQMEEMLLTCYPKRTWKIYSRRRAKQRAHQLAPPKIRNKPLRIQKRDSDYYNYERYKKRRKAMHESEERQRKTVGIKKKEEKKLQEWVLTSASDSDSTEMSLDDENDALSTSDKRSQGKSNKDPRKTRKYVASSLEEENQASLEVTNVKEKKRRITSSASSSVPSFFDSPRSSKQKERPIQPSVEAKVPIAADQMKSRQQSPAKSSAQLSFGQLQPGIFDPDPPVEATLGGELCHVPRTAAPTVISPVSAATQSFTTMQQSQSHPLQSVRPSQAPAQTQTRNSRLISPRFQPQPQPQLQAQFVLQPQPETQTPSSLSAAFVSELPDGSPKLQPKSTSLPENQSQQTIADTNRASNTPPAALPQHNSRQDSQDNARITISSPLNSIVLVDQQQKQTITGSVEPILRAPVNCLFEDSTTGASRPSTTPSSRQIPIRNQPSNLSGRTSVSSLQEPIDLTSSPPDNAIDLPSSTAVLTNAGQNAPSQVENTIAAMRKKYEQPKLIKTINDANIGTQTIDIRAIKNSRKEQEHDGEAPHLLSQAPGRQKPKELTRAQRRRLDEENLTSATRLSTAMLHRQSPQDIGARPSSQSRQSSADPLSKADSGAWRTASVSTNAGSMSPTAARKRLNSRSPETFNRGDTSRYVQI